TTCATTCCACTGGTGCGGATTCTCCGTCTTTCGCGAGACTACCCAAATAGCAGCGAATGGCATCTTGCGCCATCTCGCGCGCCTCATCCAAGGAATCGCCTTCCGTGACGCAGCCTGGTAGCGCCGGCACCGTGACGGTGTATCCGCCTTCCTCGGCGGGTTCAAAAACGACGCTATATGAAAGAATCTTTTCAACCACCTGCTTGGCTCCGTATGGATGCTGAATCGAATACGAGTCCGCGCGCGAATCCACCGCAGTATCGGAAACGGGAAGGCGGACAGCAAGGAGGGAGCCGGCAACTCCGCGCAATCCTCGATCCTCCCCCCTTCGTTGTGTTTCGAAGTTCCGTTGATATAATCCGCGCCGATTTTTCGCCCCATGAAAAAACTTTCTCCCGAATCGATCGACGCGATCAAAAAGAGCTGGCCGGCCGCGCTTGGCGGATTGGCCTATTTGCTCGCGTTTCCGACGTTCAATCTCTGGCCGCTCGCGTTTATCGCCATCGCGCCGACCATCGGTCTCGTGGACCGCGCGGCGACGAACAAGCGGGCGTTCTGGTTCGCCTTCGTCGGCGGATTCGTCGCGAACGCCGGCAAGCTCTACTGGCTCGTCTACACGATCAACCATTACGGCCACTTCCCGCTGCCTGCCGCGCTGCTTGTCTTCGGGCTGTTATGCGCGACACTTGGCTCGTTCTGGGGCGGCGCGTTTGTCGCGGGCCGCTTTCTGGTCCGATCCGGCAACGTGCCACGCTTCGCCGCGTATGCCCTGGCGTGGATGTTCCACGAGTGGTGGCTGACCTGGTTCCTGACGGGTTTTCCATGGGAGCTGCTCGGCCACGTTTTCATCGCCGCGCTCCCGTTCGCACAGATCGCGGACGTTTTCGGCGGTATCGCGCTTTCGTTCCCCGTCATCTTCGGAAACGCGCTCGCCTACGAAATCTGGCGCGCGTGGAAAGGCGAGCGTGCCTGGCCGATCGCCCAGGCGGGCGTGCTTGCCGCCATGCTGGCGATCATGGCGGGATACGGCTTTTGGCGCATGCCGCAAATCGATCGCCTGATGGCCAAGGGCGACGTCATTCGCGTCGGCATGTTGCAGGGCAACACGGACCAGAACGCGAAATGGAACGCCGACTATCGCAACGACATCCTGCGCACCTATCGCGTGCAGGCCACGCAGGTCGTGAGCGAGGGTGCGGACCTCGTGCTGATGCCGGAAACGGCGCTTCCGAACTGGCAGGAGCAGGGCCGCCGCTTCCGAAGCCCCCTGAGGCGCTTTCTCAAGGACCTCGATACGCACCTGCTTCTCGCGGTGCCGACGCGCGTGGAGAATCCGGAGGACCGCGACTGGCCGTACAAATACAACTCGACGGTCCTTGTCGGTCCGGACGGCGAGATCGCCAGCGATTGGTACAACAAACACCGGCTCGTGCCATTCGGCGAGTACCTACCGCTGAAAAAGCTGTCCGTTCCGCTTGTGAAGTGGCTTCGTTCGTGGAAGGCGCTCGCGGGGCTCCGGCTGTCCGCCGGGTTTTACAAGGGTGAGGAATACATCGTCTTTCCACATCCGAAGGGGCGCTTTGGCCTTGCCATCTGCTACGAGATCATCTACCCGGGCATCGTCCGCACCATCGCCGGGATGGACACCGCGTTCATGGCGACGATCACGAACGACGCGTGGTTCGGCGATACGACCGCGCCGCACCAGCATTGGGCGCAGGTGCAAATGCGCGCCATCGAGACGCGCCGCTGGTTCGCGCGCTCGGCGAATACGGGCATCTCCGGCATCGTGGACGCTAACGGCCGCACCATTTCGCAGACCCCGACCTACGTCGCCACGACGCACATCGGCGAGGTGACGACGATGGACACGATTTCGCCGTATTTGCGGATCGGGGACGCGTTCCTGTATCTTTGCGTGGCGATATTTTTCGCGCTGTTCGTCAAGACCTTACTGGGCTCGCGCCGAGCCCCCCGGAGCGCATAAATGGAATACGAAACCCGCGAACGCCTGGACGACCTGACCCGCCGCATCGAAGACATCCGGGGGTATCTTTGACGTCGCGGCGCTGACCCGCGAGTTGGAGGACATCGACAAGCGAACGCTCGTCGAAGGGTTCTGGCAAGACGTAACGACCGCCAACCAGGTCATGAAACGCAAAAAGGAAGTCGAAGGTTCGCTCAAGCGCGCCGAGACGCTTGTCGCGAAGCTCGACGACGTGCGCACCGCATTCGAACTCATCGAGGAGGCGCCCGACCGCGAATTGGCCAGGGAAGCCGAGTCGAGCCTGAACGCGCTTGAGACCGCGGTCACCGACGCCGAGATCGCCATGCTCTTCGACGAGCCGGCCGACAGCTCGGATGCGATCTGTGAAATCAACGCGGGCGCCGGCGGCACCGAGGCGCAGGATTGGGCGTCGATGCTCCTTCGCATGTACACGCGCTGGGCGGAGCAGCGCGGGTTCGCGGTCGAGATGTTCGACACGCAGCCCGGCGAAGAGGCCGGCATCAAATCGGCCACGTTCAACATTCGCGGTCCGAACGCCTACGGTTTGCTGAAAGCGGAGGCGGGCGTGCATCGCCTGGTGCGTATCAGCCCGTTTGACGCCAACGCGCGCCGTCACACGAGCTTCGCGAGCTTTTTCGTCTTCCCCGATATCGAGGAAGACATCGACATCGAGATCGAGGACAAGGACCTTCGGATCGACACGTTCCGCGCGTCGGGCGCGGGCGGCCAGCACGTCAACAAGACCTCGTCGGCCATCCGCATCACGCACTTCCCGACGGGCATCGTCGTGCAGTGCCAGAACGAACGCAGCCAGCACAAGAACAAGGCGTTCGCGATGAAGGTGCTGAAAGCGCGCCTGTATCAACTCGAGGAGCAGAAGCGCCAGGCGGAGCGCGCCAAACTTGCGTCCGACAAGATGGAGATTGGCTTTGGCAGCCAGATTCGCTCGTACGTGCTGCAACCGTATCGCCTGGCCAAGGACCACCGCACCAACCGCGAAATCGGCGACGTGACAAGCGTACTCGACGGACGGCTCGACGAGTTCATCTACGAATATCTGATGTCGCGCAAGAAGGGCTCATCGACGCCCGCGCCTCCGACGAAAAACGGGGCGGAAGCACGCCCCTCGTAAGCTTCATATTCGTCGTGGCGCCGTTAGCAAGCCCCACTTGATTGCGGCACCAGGATGAGCGCGTCGCCGCTGTTCATCCACACGGTCGCCGGCGCGGCGGAAGCGTCGCCGTTAGCATCAAGCGCGCACCAACCGCTTCCGACGCTGTAATCCACGCCGCCGCGCTGGCCGTCCATGCGCACGACCACCTCGGCGGTCGTGCCGTGCAGGCCCTCGAAGCGCCGGCGGAAGATGCCGTCGTGCTGCTCCCACGCCGGGCCGGCCGGTTCGCCGATATTCTTTTCGAAGATCCCGAACCACACCGAGTCCTTCAGCGGCTCGTACGGATTCCACGCGGGTTTGATGACGAATACATCGCGGCCGTTGCGGAACATGTAATACGCGGCGAGATAAAACATCAGCTCGTCAGCGTCCGGGTTCGAACTGCCGCCGTTATAGAACGTCTCGAGCGCGAGGAAGCTGCCCTCGGCCGCGAGCTTCTCCGACGTGTCGATGATTGAACGCATGCGATCCGGCGTGTTGAGATTACCCCAGTCCGGGTGATGCAACGCCGACTCGCACCACGGGCCGACGTCCTTGCTCGCCAGGTCCGCGACCATATCGACCGAGCCGTCCCACGAGCAATACGCGCCGCTGTTGAAGACGAAGCGCGCCTCGGAGTGCGTCTTTTGGACTTCGAATCGGATGTGGGCCATCAGGTCGCGCACGCCGCCAAGCCACCAGTCGTTCATCTTGTCCCAGTTCGCCTCGACATCGTTTGGGATCTCCAGGACGTCATTCGGCGTCAGGAAGTTCGGCAGGTAATAGCTGTCCTCTTCCTCGATCGGGCCGCCGATGTTGTCGTAGCCGACACCGCCGAAGCCTTCGACCTCCACGGCGCGTTTTGCGCGCCACGCGTTGTAATCCTTGCCGCAGCCGCTGGTGATGTCGATGAGCCAGACGTATTCGTCCCAGACGAGCGTCTTGATGCGCGCGTCCGTCATGGTCGCGGCGCTGCCCTGGTAACCCTTTTGCCAGAGCTCCACCCAGCATCCGTGTGCGTGCCAGCGCGCCTCGATCAGGCCGTCGTTTTTCGCATGGAGAAAACAGCTCTCGCCGTCTCCGTGCTGCGGGTAGGCGTTTAGAAATTCGCCGAACTCCGCCACGCGCGCGTCGAACGTCTGGTCCTTCTCGCCGATGATGGGATCGGCGCAGCTTCCGCTGCTCTCGTTCGTAAGGAACAAATGCGCGAGGTCCCACTTGAGCCAGGACCCCTGGGGATTCGCGTTACGCAGCGCTTCCCAGGCCATCTCGGTGCCTTCGTCGTTGTAATTGATGATGGCCAGATCGACGTTCTCGGCCGCCCAGGCGGTGTCTTCCTGGAAGATTTCGCCTTCGTAGCCGCCGAGGTCGTAGTAGTAGTGGAAATGCACGATGCCGTAGTTCAGGGCGTCGGCGTTTTCCTCCCAGGGCGGAATCACGTCGTCATCGTCGTCGCCGAAATCGTCGTCATCCGGGACATCGTCGTCATCGCCGCTGTCGTCGTCATCGCCGGCATCGTCATCGTTTCCCTGCGAAGCGTCATCGTCTCCGGAGGTGGTGTCGTCATCCGCGGGGGAATCGTGGCCGGGGTCAACGCCGGCGGAATCGTTTCCCGATCCGTCGGAGCCCCGTGACGCGGACGATTCCTCTCCGGAAAAGCAGCTGGTTGTTGCGAGGAGAAAAACGGCAAGAAGCGCGACGGGGACGAACAAGGACAGGCGTTGCATGGGCTTCCTTCGTGCCGGGATCAAACACCGCGCGTCGCTCGCGGCCCTGCGCCCGCAGGTTGGGATTCCAATCTATTCTAATTAGCGATTCTCGCCCCGAAGGGCAAACAAGCCAACATAGCATAAATCGACATCGCGCGCGAAATATTTAGCGGAATTCGGCGAATTTGCGTTAGCAGGGGGGCATATTTATGCCGCGATCGCAGTACGAGTCCTTTTCGAAACGTTATACCGGGCCGCCGAATCGTACATTCCTACCGGGATGATACTTTCTCCCGCCGGCCGGATCGGCTGCGATTGCGCGCCTTCGGCGGCGCGCCTATATTCAGGTTCGCCACAAAATGGAGTTCGGTTATGCACAGGCCGGCCGGTTTTGCCGTCGTTTTTCTGCTCCTGGCGTTCGTGACGACGGCGTTCACCGCCGGCTGCACTTGCGGCGATGACGACGATGACGGCAGTGGATCGCCGCCCGACGACGACGCTCTCAATGACGATGCGACGGATGACGATACGGGCGATGACGATTCCCTGGACGACGATTCGATGGACGACGATGCGGCTGACGACGACACGGTGGACGACGACGCCGGGGATGACGATTCCCTGGACGACGACATGACGGACGACGATACGGCTGACGACGATTCGGCTGACGATGACATCGCCGATGACGATACGGGCGACGACGACACCCTGGATGACGACACGGCGGACGACGATACCGGCGACGACGACACGTCGGACGACGATACCGGCGACGACGACATCGCCGACACGACAATCACGATCATGACGATGAACCTGCAGACGCCGTTTCTGAACTTCGCCGATCCCGACGATCGCCTGCAAATGGTCGCCGATGTCATCAATGACCGGCAGCCGGATTTCGTCGGCGTGCAGGAAGCCGCGGAACTTTTATTCGTGCCGAACCGGGCGCCGGAACTCGCGGCGCTCACCGGCTACGACTACATTTATAAGGAAACGCACAACTTCCCGCTGCTGTTCAAGGAAGGCATCGCGATCTTTTCGCGCTGGCCGATCCTTTGGGATCAGGACCAATGGCTGCCGCACCCGGAATTCCTGACGGTTCTGCGCCGCGCCGTCCTCGGCGTTCGCGCCGACACGCCCTGGGGCGAGATGTATTTTTACGACTCGCATTTCACGATCGATGACCGCGACGTCATCAAGGCCGATCAGGCGCTGACCGCGTTCGAATTCATCGAGCAATACCCGTCGCCGATCCCGTCGTTTTTCGCCGGCGATCTCAATTGCGAGCCCGACCGCCTGGCGATGGAATTCCTGCGCGGCGAGACGATTTATCAGGGGCGGTACGGCAACTTCGTCGATGCGTGGCTCGAACTGTATCCGCATGACGTGGGCTACACCTATCCCGCGGACGACCCGGAAAAGCGCATCGATTACGTGTACGCGATTCCGGGCAATCTCGGCGAAGCCGTTGCGATGGAATGCGAACACGTACTCGACGCGCCCGACGCGGGGCTATGGGCTTCCGACCACATCGGCGTGATCTGCGAATTCGAGTGGGCGCCGTAGGCTTCTTTCAAGAAGCTTGCCGCTCGACATCCGCGCGCGCGGCCTGCGCCGGCGCGAACAAGGGATCGCGCCGCAAGCCCCATCGGTGGGCGAAGTATCGCGCGAGCGTCCAAAGCGTCTCGAGGCCGTAGCGCATTGACCGGCGGAAATTGATGCTTGACGCCTCGGCCATGTAACGCACCGGCACGGGGATCTCCGCGATGCGGAATCCGTGGTGCACCGCTTGCACCAGGAACTGCGTGTCGAAGACGAAATCGTCGGAGTTATTCAGCCAGTCGATCGTCTCCAACACCTTGCGCGAGTAGCAGCGATAACCCGTGTGGTATTCGCCGAGGTTTTGCCCCAGCGCCACGTTTTCGGCGATCGTGAGGAACCGGTTCGACACGTATTTGTAAACCGGCATGCCGCCCTCAAGCGCCTCGCGCCGCGTGCGGATGCGGCTTCCGAGCATGATGTCGAAATAGCCGTCGGCCACGAAGCGGATCATGTGCGGCGCGAGCGCCGAATCGTACTGGTAATCCGGGTGGATCATGATGACGACATCCGCGCCGGCGTCGAGCGCGGCCCGGTAGCACGTCTTCTGGTTGCCGCCGTATCCGACGTTTTTTTCGTGCACGATGACCGTCAGGCCCAACTCGCGCGCGATCTTTACCGTGTCGTCGGAACTGGCGTCGTCGACGAGGATGATTTCGTCGGCCGTGCCCGGGGGAATGTCGCTCACCGTGCGGGCGAGCGTCGCCGCCGCGTTGTACGCCGGCATGACGACGACGGCGCGCGGCAACGTCAGGCCTTGAGCGTCGCGGACGCGTTCTTGATGACCTCGGCGCCGTCGGGCGTAACGCAAACAAAAGACGTCACGGCTTCGCCGCCGCGGACCGATTCGACGCGGGCGCGCGTGGTGACGTCATCGCCGATGCGGACCGGGCGCGAGAAACGCACCTTGATTTTTTTCAGCGCGCGCGGATCGCCGCCGGCCGCGTCGATATGCGCGCTCGCGGCGAACGCCATCGTGCAAAGCCCTTGCAGGATCGCGCCGCCAAGGCCCACCATCCTTGCGAACTCGTCGTCGATGTGGATCGGATTGAAATCACCCGACGCGCCGCCGTAGTAAATCGCCTGGTATTTACCGACGGACTGCGTCGCCTCGAAGGTGTCCCCCACAGCGAGTTTCGTTTTTTCCACCATCGTCATCCCCTCACCACGAACGTGTACACGCCTGACGTCACCAGTCGGCCCTCCACCTCGGCTGTCACCTCGAAGCGGTAGATCGTCTTCTCGTCCTTTTGGTCGATGCCAAGGAGCGTTCCCGTCGAGCGGACCACGTCGCGCGGCCGGACGACGTCGTGGAACTCGAACTCCTGCTCGCCGTGCACGAGCATGGCGAAATTGATGTCGAGATCGCGGTCAAAGAGCATCTTGCCCGCGAGGTCCTTCAGATAGACGACGGCGAACATCGGCGGCGCGACGATGCCGGCAAGGCCCATCGCCTTCGCGGCGTCCTCGTCATCATAAACGGGGTTGCCGTCGTTGGTCGCGCGCGCGTATTCGCGGATTTTTTCGACGCCGATCTCGTAGGTCACGGGGCCGTACGTCTTCCCGATGAGCTCCTGCCCGGACATGAAATCTCCCTGCGTGAGCGGAGTCCGAATTTGCCCGACGCACGCGGCGGGGTCAACGCGAAATCGGGCGCGCGCTACTTGTTCAGCGCCTTTTTCTTGAGCTTCGGGTTCGCCTCGAGAAGCC
This sequence is a window from bacterium. Protein-coding genes within it:
- a CDS encoding MaoC family dehydratase N-terminal domain-containing protein gives rise to the protein MSGQELIGKTYGPVTYEIGVEKIREYARATNDGNPVYDDEDAAKAMGLAGIVAPPMFAVVYLKDLAGKMLFDRDLDINFAMLVHGEQEFEFHDVVRPRDVVRSTGTLLGIDQKDEKTIYRFEVTAEVEGRLVTSGVYTFVVRG
- the prfB gene encoding peptide chain release factor 2 (programmed frameshift), with translation MEYETRERLDDLTRRIEDIRGYLDVAALTRELEDIDKRTLVEGFWQDVTTANQVMKRKKEVEGSLKRAETLVAKLDDVRTAFELIEEAPDRELAREAESSLNALETAVTDAEIAMLFDEPADSSDAICEINAGAGGTEAQDWASMLLRMYTRWAEQRGFAVEMFDTQPGEEAGIKSATFNIRGPNAYGLLKAEAGVHRLVRISPFDANARRHTSFASFFVFPDIEEDIDIEIEDKDLRIDTFRASGAGGQHVNKTSSAIRITHFPTGIVVQCQNERSQHKNKAFAMKVLKARLYQLEEQKRQAERAKLASDKMEIGFGSQIRSYVLQPYRLAKDHRTNREIGDVTSVLDGRLDEFIYEYLMSRKKGSSTPAPPTKNGAEARPS
- a CDS encoding type II toxin-antitoxin system HicB family antitoxin encodes the protein MLSYSVVFEPAEEGGYTVTVPALPGCVTEGDSLDEAREMAQDAIRCYLGSLAKDGESAPVE
- the lnt gene encoding apolipoprotein N-acyltransferase → MKKLSPESIDAIKKSWPAALGGLAYLLAFPTFNLWPLAFIAIAPTIGLVDRAATNKRAFWFAFVGGFVANAGKLYWLVYTINHYGHFPLPAALLVFGLLCATLGSFWGGAFVAGRFLVRSGNVPRFAAYALAWMFHEWWLTWFLTGFPWELLGHVFIAALPFAQIADVFGGIALSFPVIFGNALAYEIWRAWKGERAWPIAQAGVLAAMLAIMAGYGFWRMPQIDRLMAKGDVIRVGMLQGNTDQNAKWNADYRNDILRTYRVQATQVVSEGADLVLMPETALPNWQEQGRRFRSPLRRFLKDLDTHLLLAVPTRVENPEDRDWPYKYNSTVLVGPDGEIASDWYNKHRLVPFGEYLPLKKLSVPLVKWLRSWKALAGLRLSAGFYKGEEYIVFPHPKGRFGLAICYEIIYPGIVRTIAGMDTAFMATITNDAWFGDTTAPHQHWAQVQMRAIETRRWFARSANTGISGIVDANGRTISQTPTYVATTHIGEVTTMDTISPYLRIGDAFLYLCVAIFFALFVKTLLGSRRAPRSA
- a CDS encoding glycosyltransferase family 2 protein — protein: MPAYNAAATLARTVSDIPPGTADEIILVDDASSDDTVKIARELGLTVIVHEKNVGYGGNQKTCYRAALDAGADVVIMIHPDYQYDSALAPHMIRFVADGYFDIMLGSRIRTRREALEGGMPVYKYVSNRFLTIAENVALGQNLGEYHTGYRCYSRKVLETIDWLNNSDDFVFDTQFLVQAVHHGFRIAEIPVPVRYMAEASSINFRRSMRYGLETLWTLARYFAHRWGLRRDPLFAPAQAARADVERQAS
- a CDS encoding MaoC family dehydratase N-terminal domain-containing protein, with the translated sequence MVEKTKLAVGDTFEATQSVGKYQAIYYGGASGDFNPIHIDDEFARMVGLGGAILQGLCTMAFAASAHIDAAGGDPRALKKIKVRFSRPVRIGDDVTTRARVESVRGGEAVTSFVCVTPDGAEVIKNASATLKA
- a CDS encoding endonuclease/exonuclease/phosphatase family protein, with the protein product MHRPAGFAVVFLLLAFVTTAFTAGCTCGDDDDDGSGSPPDDDALNDDATDDDTGDDDSLDDDSMDDDAADDDTVDDDAGDDDSLDDDMTDDDTADDDSADDDIADDDTGDDDTLDDDTADDDTGDDDTSDDDTGDDDIADTTITIMTMNLQTPFLNFADPDDRLQMVADVINDRQPDFVGVQEAAELLFVPNRAPELAALTGYDYIYKETHNFPLLFKEGIAIFSRWPILWDQDQWLPHPEFLTVLRRAVLGVRADTPWGEMYFYDSHFTIDDRDVIKADQALTAFEFIEQYPSPIPSFFAGDLNCEPDRLAMEFLRGETIYQGRYGNFVDAWLELYPHDVGYTYPADDPEKRIDYVYAIPGNLGEAVAMECEHVLDAPDAGLWASDHIGVICEFEWAP